One Halosegnis longus DNA window includes the following coding sequences:
- a CDS encoding acetate--CoA ligase family protein translates to MTEGSADVAGLFDPDRVAVVGATEREGSVGRAVTENLLDSYAGTTLPVNPRRETVLGEPCLDGVAEADADVAVVAVPPDYVLDVIEECGEAGVDNVVVLTAGFGETGADGAARERDLRETAEAYDMALVGPNSLGVMATSLSMNATFGPALPPAGNVSFMSQSGAFVTAVVDWALEAGLGFNDIVSLGNKSVLDETDFVRAWGDDSDTDVIVGYLESVVDGRGFVAAARETTPDTPVVVVKSGRTDAGAQAASSHTGAIAGADSAYEAGLDAAGVLRATSVQELFDSARALAGGLVPDSDGVAVVTNAGGPGVMATDAVGDADRLRLASFSDATISDLQGTMPAEANVYNPVDVIGDADVGRLQTALDTTLADGDVGSAVVITAPTATLDFAALGDAVADTATAHDVPVAVCLMGGETLAPARETFRERSIPSYFDPARAVAGLEALAEYRDIRGRRYEAPEPIDADRERVREILSQVEERGDNRLGVEAMELFDAYGIPTPEGEVVDDPTAAAEVAARIDGDVVMKIVSPDILHKSDIGGVRVGVSAADVADTYEDLVSRARSYQPDARILGVQVQEMLDLDDGVETIVGSHRDPQFGPLVMFGLGGVFVEVLEDTTFRLAPVAAGEAEQMTADIDAAPLLRGARGRTPVDLDATVDAIRRVSQLVADFPSIVELDVNPLVATPDGVRAVDLRLTVDPEQLQ, encoded by the coding sequence ATGACCGAGGGGTCGGCCGACGTTGCCGGGCTGTTCGACCCCGACCGCGTCGCCGTCGTCGGCGCGACGGAACGCGAGGGGTCCGTCGGCAGAGCCGTCACCGAGAATCTCCTCGACAGCTACGCCGGCACCACGCTCCCGGTGAATCCGCGCCGCGAGACGGTGCTCGGCGAGCCGTGTCTCGATGGCGTCGCCGAGGCGGACGCCGACGTGGCCGTCGTCGCCGTCCCGCCCGACTACGTGCTCGACGTTATCGAGGAGTGTGGCGAGGCCGGCGTCGACAACGTCGTCGTCCTGACGGCCGGCTTCGGCGAAACAGGAGCCGACGGTGCGGCCCGCGAACGTGACCTCCGGGAGACGGCCGAAGCCTACGACATGGCGCTCGTCGGCCCCAACAGCCTCGGCGTGATGGCGACCTCGCTGTCGATGAACGCCACCTTCGGCCCGGCGCTTCCGCCCGCGGGCAACGTCTCGTTCATGAGCCAGTCGGGCGCGTTCGTCACCGCCGTCGTCGACTGGGCGCTCGAAGCGGGTCTCGGCTTCAACGATATCGTCTCGCTGGGCAACAAGAGCGTCCTCGACGAGACGGACTTCGTCCGGGCGTGGGGAGACGACTCCGACACGGACGTTATCGTCGGCTACCTGGAGAGCGTCGTCGACGGGCGGGGCTTCGTGGCGGCGGCCCGCGAGACGACGCCCGACACCCCGGTCGTCGTTGTGAAGTCGGGCCGGACCGACGCCGGCGCGCAGGCCGCCTCCTCACACACGGGTGCGATTGCCGGCGCGGACAGCGCCTACGAGGCCGGACTGGACGCGGCGGGCGTGCTCCGTGCGACTTCCGTGCAGGAGCTGTTCGACAGCGCCCGCGCGCTCGCCGGCGGCCTCGTTCCCGACTCCGACGGCGTGGCCGTCGTCACCAACGCCGGCGGTCCGGGCGTGATGGCGACCGACGCCGTCGGCGACGCCGACCGCCTCCGGCTCGCCTCCTTCTCCGACGCGACCATCTCCGACCTGCAGGGGACGATGCCCGCTGAGGCGAACGTGTACAATCCGGTCGACGTAATCGGTGACGCCGACGTCGGCCGACTCCAGACCGCCCTCGACACGACCCTCGCAGACGGCGACGTTGGGTCGGCGGTCGTCATCACCGCCCCGACCGCTACGCTGGACTTCGCTGCGCTCGGTGACGCAGTCGCCGACACCGCGACAGCCCACGACGTGCCGGTCGCCGTCTGTCTGATGGGCGGCGAGACGCTCGCGCCCGCCCGCGAGACCTTTCGCGAGCGGTCGATTCCCTCCTACTTCGACCCCGCCCGCGCGGTCGCCGGACTGGAGGCGCTCGCCGAGTACCGCGACATCCGGGGGCGACGCTACGAGGCCCCCGAACCAATCGACGCCGACCGCGAGCGCGTCCGCGAGATTCTCTCGCAGGTGGAAGAGCGGGGCGACAACCGTCTCGGCGTCGAGGCGATGGAGCTGTTCGACGCCTACGGGATTCCCACGCCGGAGGGCGAGGTCGTGGACGACCCGACCGCCGCCGCCGAGGTCGCTGCTCGCATCGACGGCGACGTGGTGATGAAAATCGTCTCGCCGGATATCCTCCACAAGTCCGACATCGGCGGCGTCAGGGTCGGCGTCTCGGCCGCCGACGTTGCGGACACGTACGAGGATTTGGTGAGCCGCGCGAGGAGCTACCAGCCGGACGCCCGGATTCTCGGCGTGCAGGTGCAGGAGATGCTCGACCTCGACGACGGGGTCGAGACAATCGTCGGGAGCCACCGCGACCCGCAGTTCGGCCCGCTCGTCATGTTCGGGCTGGGCGGCGTCTTCGTGGAGGTGCTCGAAGACACCACCTTCCGGCTCGCGCCGGTCGCCGCGGGCGAGGCCGAACAGATGACCGCCGACATCGACGCCGCGCCGCTGTTGCGCGGCGCGCGCGGTCGCACGCCCGTCGATCTGGACGCGACCGTCGACGCGATTCGGCGCGTCTCCCAGCTGGTGGCCGACTTCCCGAGCATCGTGGAACTGGACGTGAACCCACTGGTCGCGACGCCCGACGGGGTCCGGGCCGTCGACCTGCGACTCACCGTCGACCCCGAGCAACTCCAATGA
- a CDS encoding Glu/Leu/Phe/Val family dehydrogenase: MAEDALGNMLAQMDNAEPYADIDAGVFERLKHPERTLKVTLPIERDDGSVEVYEGYRCQFDSARGPFKGGVRYHPSVTQDEVTALAGWMTWKTALVDLPYGGAKGGVVVDPNDMSDREVESLTRRYTEGIRRMIGPDMDVPAPDINTGGQEMAWMMDTYSMYGGYVIPDVVTGKPIEVGGTAGRVEATGRGVAVTTRRAFDFFDRRLEDATIAVQGFGNVGSVTARLLSSMGANIVAVSDVSGALHDPDGLDVMAIEQYISENGVMAGYEDEPNGYDDADQITNGDLLRLDVDALIPAAIENVITPDVAEDIRADAIVEAANGPTTFDADMILRERDIPVVPDILANAGGVIVSYLEWVQNSQQYSWDLEQVNDDLETRLARAFDETLDAYAARDAPDLRTAAYIVALERVGSAHEMRGLFP; encoded by the coding sequence ATGGCAGAGGACGCACTGGGCAACATGCTCGCCCAGATGGACAACGCCGAGCCGTACGCCGACATCGACGCCGGCGTGTTCGAGCGACTCAAACACCCCGAGCGCACGCTGAAGGTGACGCTTCCCATCGAGCGCGACGACGGGAGCGTCGAGGTGTACGAGGGGTATCGGTGTCAGTTCGACTCCGCGCGCGGCCCGTTCAAGGGCGGCGTCCGCTATCACCCCAGCGTCACGCAGGACGAGGTGACGGCCCTCGCCGGCTGGATGACGTGGAAGACCGCGCTCGTCGACCTCCCGTACGGCGGCGCGAAGGGCGGGGTCGTCGTCGACCCGAACGACATGTCCGACCGCGAGGTGGAGAGTCTCACCCGCCGCTACACCGAGGGGATTCGCCGGATGATTGGTCCCGACATGGACGTGCCGGCCCCGGACATCAACACCGGCGGACAGGAGATGGCGTGGATGATGGACACCTACTCGATGTACGGCGGCTACGTCATCCCCGACGTGGTGACGGGCAAACCCATCGAGGTCGGCGGCACCGCGGGCCGCGTCGAGGCGACCGGTCGTGGCGTCGCCGTCACCACCCGCCGGGCGTTCGACTTCTTCGACCGCCGACTCGAAGACGCCACCATCGCCGTGCAGGGATTCGGAAACGTCGGCTCCGTCACCGCCCGACTGCTCTCCTCGATGGGTGCGAATATCGTGGCTGTCTCCGACGTGTCCGGCGCGCTCCACGACCCCGACGGTCTCGACGTGATGGCCATCGAGCAGTACATCTCCGAGAACGGCGTGATGGCCGGCTACGAGGACGAGCCGAACGGCTACGACGACGCCGACCAAATCACCAACGGCGACCTGCTCCGGCTCGACGTGGACGCGCTCATCCCCGCCGCCATCGAGAACGTCATCACGCCCGACGTGGCCGAGGACATCCGCGCCGACGCCATCGTCGAGGCCGCGAACGGTCCGACGACCTTCGACGCCGACATGATCCTCCGCGAGCGCGACATCCCGGTCGTCCCCGACATCCTCGCGAACGCGGGCGGCGTCATCGTCTCGTATCTGGAGTGGGTCCAGAACTCCCAGCAGTACTCGTGGGACCTCGAACAGGTGAACGACGACCTCGAAACCCGGCTGGCGCGCGCCTTCGACGAGACGCTCGACGCCTACGCGGCCCGCGACGCGCCGGACCTCCGGACCGCGGCCTACATCGTCGCGCTCGAACGCGTCGGCAGCGCCCACGAGATGCGCGGACTGTTCCCGTAA
- a CDS encoding NAD(P)H-hydrate dehydratase has protein sequence MITSDEIAVVDANSEALGVPRKQLMESSGNAVAREVRARTDEGDGVALVCGRGNNGGDALVAARFLRTRDVTVHLLGRPETITTDIARENWDALEQTDIDTRVVTDSRDFDLGSPALAVDAMLGTGVTGALREPEATVARALNDADAPVLAVDTPSGVDTDTGAAAGVAVDAESVVTFHDTKPGLADLDADVTVADIGIPAAAETFVASGDLLRLSRLPDSHKGDHGEVLVVGGGPYTGAPALAAQAALRAGADLVRVACPDAIASDVQGYAEDLIVHGYDGTRLAPAHVDEILPRAREHDTVVFGPGLGDHDDTLDAVGSFLEQYDGTAVVDADALQVVPEVETDATLVCTPHQGELRAMGGETADDPERRAALVESFAAEVGHTLLVKGAEDVISDGERTRRNRTGNPGMTVGGTGDVLAGTVGALACLLRPRDAAAVGAYANGRAGDILHESHGAGLTASDLVETLPRAFEGE, from the coding sequence ATGATTACGAGCGACGAGATAGCCGTCGTGGACGCGAACAGCGAGGCGCTCGGCGTCCCGCGCAAACAGCTGATGGAGTCGTCCGGGAACGCGGTCGCGCGCGAGGTGCGTGCCCGAACCGACGAGGGCGACGGCGTCGCGCTCGTCTGTGGCCGCGGCAACAACGGCGGTGACGCCCTCGTCGCCGCGCGGTTCCTGCGGACGCGCGACGTGACCGTCCACCTGCTCGGTCGCCCCGAGACCATCACCACCGACATCGCCCGCGAGAACTGGGACGCGCTCGAACAGACGGATATCGACACGCGCGTCGTCACCGACTCGCGCGACTTCGACCTCGGTTCGCCGGCACTCGCCGTCGACGCGATGCTCGGGACTGGCGTGACCGGTGCGCTCCGCGAGCCGGAGGCCACAGTCGCACGCGCGCTCAACGACGCCGACGCGCCCGTACTGGCGGTCGATACGCCTTCCGGCGTCGATACCGACACGGGTGCCGCTGCGGGGGTCGCAGTCGACGCCGAGTCGGTCGTCACCTTCCACGACACCAAGCCCGGTCTCGCCGATCTCGACGCCGACGTGACGGTCGCCGACATCGGAATTCCGGCCGCCGCAGAGACGTTCGTCGCCAGCGGCGACCTGCTTCGGCTCTCCCGGCTCCCCGACTCGCACAAGGGCGACCACGGCGAGGTGCTCGTCGTCGGCGGCGGTCCCTACACCGGTGCGCCAGCACTCGCCGCACAGGCCGCCCTCCGGGCCGGGGCCGACCTCGTGCGCGTCGCCTGCCCGGACGCGATTGCGAGCGACGTACAGGGGTACGCGGAGGACCTCATCGTCCACGGCTACGACGGGACGCGGCTCGCCCCCGCCCACGTCGACGAGATTCTGCCCCGTGCGCGCGAGCACGACACCGTCGTCTTCGGGCCGGGACTGGGTGACCACGACGACACCCTCGATGCCGTCGGCTCCTTCCTCGAACAGTACGACGGAACCGCGGTCGTTGATGCCGACGCCTTGCAGGTCGTCCCCGAGGTCGAGACCGACGCCACGCTCGTCTGTACGCCACACCAGGGCGAACTCCGCGCGATGGGTGGCGAGACGGCCGACGACCCCGAACGCCGGGCTGCGCTGGTCGAATCGTTCGCGGCCGAGGTGGGCCACACGCTCCTCGTGAAGGGGGCCGAGGACGTGATTTCAGACGGCGAGCGCACCCGCCGCAACCGGACCGGCAACCCCGGCATGACCGTCGGCGGGACCGGTGACGTGCTCGCCGGGACGGTCGGCGCGCTCGCCTGCCTGCTCCGACCCCGCGACGCTGCGGCCGTCGGCGCGTACGCTAACGGTCGGGCGGGCGATATCCTCCACGAGTCTCACGGCGCGGGCCTCACGGCGAGTGACCTCGTGGAGACGCTCCCTCGCGCCTTCGAGGGCGAGTAG
- a CDS encoding acylphosphatase, whose protein sequence is MSEDRTRAHVFVSGRVQGVFYRATTRDAARERGVDGWVENLDDGRVEAVFEGPREQVAAMVEWCHEGSPQARVEDVTVEYTDPEGEDGFAIRR, encoded by the coding sequence ATGAGCGAGGACCGAACCCGCGCACACGTCTTCGTCTCCGGTCGGGTACAGGGCGTCTTCTACCGCGCGACCACCCGCGACGCCGCCCGCGAACGCGGCGTCGACGGCTGGGTCGAGAATCTCGACGACGGGCGCGTCGAGGCCGTCTTCGAGGGGCCACGCGAGCAGGTGGCGGCGATGGTCGAGTGGTGTCACGAGGGGAGTCCACAGGCCCGCGTCGAGGACGTGACCGTCGAGTACACCGACCCCGAGGGCGAAGACGGCTTCGCGATTCGGCGCTGA
- a CDS encoding arsenate-mycothiol transferase ArsC encodes MTTTLAFVCVQNAGRSQMATAFAERERDRRALDYDIVTGGTRPADSVHAEVIDAMREVGIDLSDRTPRAITDEELARSTVVATMGCSTLTLPDGVESHDWALDDPDGKSPEEVAAIRDEVERRVVSLFDSLE; translated from the coding sequence ATGACCACGACACTCGCCTTCGTCTGTGTCCAGAACGCCGGCCGCTCGCAGATGGCCACCGCCTTCGCCGAGCGCGAGCGCGACCGCCGCGCCCTCGACTACGACATCGTAACTGGTGGCACACGTCCCGCCGACTCCGTCCACGCGGAGGTAATCGACGCGATGCGCGAGGTCGGTATCGACCTCTCGGACCGGACGCCACGGGCCATCACCGACGAGGAACTCGCCCGCTCGACCGTCGTCGCGACGATGGGCTGTTCGACGCTCACGCTCCCCGACGGCGTCGAGAGCCACGACTGGGCGCTCGACGACCCCGACGGCAAATCCCCCGAGGAAGTCGCCGCGATCCGCGACGAAGTCGAGCGCCGCGTCGTCAGCTTGTTCGACTCGCTCGAATAG
- the arsB gene encoding ACR3 family arsenite efflux transporter codes for MSEVHEHGPNCGCEACGDPRSMDFLDKYLSVWILGAMAVGVGLGALAPDVTAPIERFRLVEIGLILMMYPPLAKAEYGKLRAVFSNWRVLSLSLVQNWLIGPTLMFGLAVVFFGGVVPGLPARPEYFLGLVFIGMARCIAMVLVWNELADGSTEYVTGLVAFNSLFQILTYGVYVWLFALVAPSLLGLDALATQIDSFAVSPRQVIEAIAVFLGIPFAAGFLSRYVGTRAKSTEWYEQTVVPRIDPLTLIALLFTVVVMFATQGGRILATPGDVLLLAVPLTVYFVVMFLVSFAMGKSAGADYETTTAIGFTAASNNFELAIAVAVAVFGVGSGVAFATVVGPLIEVPVLLALVNVALAFQRRLDWRNTSNLSQS; via the coding sequence ATGAGTGAGGTCCACGAGCACGGGCCGAACTGCGGCTGTGAGGCCTGTGGCGACCCGCGCTCGATGGATTTCCTCGACAAGTATCTCTCCGTCTGGATTCTCGGCGCGATGGCGGTCGGCGTCGGACTCGGTGCGCTCGCGCCCGACGTGACCGCCCCCATCGAACGGTTCCGACTGGTCGAGATCGGACTCATCCTGATGATGTATCCGCCGCTCGCGAAAGCGGAGTACGGCAAACTGCGCGCGGTCTTTTCGAACTGGCGCGTCCTCAGCTTGAGTCTCGTCCAGAACTGGCTCATCGGGCCGACGCTGATGTTCGGGCTGGCGGTCGTCTTCTTCGGCGGCGTCGTGCCCGGACTGCCCGCCCGCCCGGAGTACTTCCTCGGCTTGGTGTTCATCGGGATGGCGCGGTGTATCGCGATGGTGCTCGTCTGGAACGAGCTCGCCGACGGCTCCACCGAGTACGTCACCGGGCTCGTCGCGTTCAACAGCCTCTTTCAGATTCTCACCTACGGCGTCTACGTCTGGCTGTTCGCGCTCGTCGCGCCCTCGCTGTTGGGGCTCGACGCACTCGCGACCCAAATCGACAGCTTCGCCGTCTCGCCGCGACAGGTCATCGAGGCCATCGCCGTCTTCCTCGGGATTCCCTTCGCCGCTGGCTTCCTGAGTCGCTACGTCGGCACGCGCGCCAAGAGCACGGAGTGGTACGAGCAGACGGTCGTGCCGCGTATCGACCCGCTCACGCTGATCGCGCTCCTGTTCACCGTCGTCGTGATGTTCGCCACGCAGGGCGGCCGCATCCTCGCGACGCCGGGCGACGTGCTCCTGCTCGCGGTCCCGCTCACGGTCTACTTCGTCGTGATGTTCCTCGTGAGCTTCGCGATGGGGAAATCCGCCGGCGCGGACTACGAGACGACGACGGCCATCGGCTTCACCGCCGCCTCCAACAACTTCGAACTCGCGATTGCGGTCGCGGTCGCGGTGTTCGGTGTCGGCTCCGGCGTCGCCTTCGCGACCGTCGTCGGCCCGCTCATTGAGGTGCCCGTCCTGCTCGCGCTCGTCAACGTCGCGCTCGCCTTCCAACGCCGTCTCGACTGGCGTAACACGTCGAATCTCTCACAATCATGA
- a CDS encoding ArsR/SmtB family transcription factor, with product MAQSADRLGRYLEDELGSCRDEDVQQRLEELESLGGGLQGLDVLSALANETRYRLVRALVAADGELCVCELNHLSDISESGLSHALSKLTDAGLVASRTDGRWKHYRATTRAVALVTVLDGTIDE from the coding sequence ATGGCACAGTCCGCAGACCGGCTCGGCCGGTATCTCGAAGACGAACTCGGTTCGTGTCGCGACGAGGACGTACAGCAGCGACTCGAGGAGTTGGAATCGCTCGGCGGTGGGTTACAGGGGCTCGACGTGCTCTCTGCGTTAGCCAACGAGACGCGCTACCGACTGGTGCGTGCACTCGTGGCCGCCGACGGTGAACTCTGTGTCTGTGAGTTGAATCATCTCTCAGATATCTCCGAGAGCGGGCTGAGTCACGCTCTCTCGAAGCTGACTGACGCCGGACTCGTCGCGAGCCGGACCGACGGTCGCTGGAAACACTACCGGGCGACGACCCGGGCGGTCGCACTCGTGACCGTCCTCGACGGGACCATCGATGAGTGA
- a CDS encoding DNA-3-methyladenine glycosylase family protein, with translation MHEGTISVAELPGGFDMQATVESGQTYLWDRADDGMFEDDHAWGSDAWYHTVLPATFTDTDEPQVIRVRQLDDHVEWEASTPEAPAYLTRLLRLDDDLDAIIDDCPDLPLLERAFTEYRGMRLVRDPPFPCLVSFICSAQMRVERIHGMCMRLAQQYGERVTFDGDTYFAFPTPDQLAAATEADLRDLSLGYRAPYVQRTAEMVATGEADPAHARDLDYEAAREYLTQFVGVGDKVADCVLLFSLDFLEAVPLDTWIQTAIEEYYPDCDGDNYADTSRKIRRQFGDRYAGYAQTYVFFYLRTGGE, from the coding sequence ATGCACGAGGGGACGATTTCTGTCGCCGAGCTTCCGGGCGGCTTCGACATGCAGGCGACCGTCGAGTCGGGCCAAACGTATCTCTGGGACCGCGCCGACGACGGCATGTTCGAAGACGACCACGCGTGGGGGAGCGACGCGTGGTATCACACCGTACTGCCGGCAACGTTCACCGACACCGACGAGCCGCAGGTAATACGAGTCCGCCAGCTTGACGATCACGTCGAGTGGGAGGCGTCCACGCCCGAGGCACCTGCGTACCTCACCCGTCTGCTCCGACTGGACGACGACCTCGACGCCATCATCGACGACTGTCCCGACCTCCCGCTGTTGGAGCGAGCCTTTACAGAGTATCGCGGGATGCGACTCGTGCGCGACCCGCCGTTCCCGTGTCTCGTCTCCTTCATCTGCTCGGCACAGATGCGCGTCGAACGCATCCACGGGATGTGCATGCGACTCGCACAGCAGTACGGGGAGCGGGTCACCTTCGACGGCGACACCTACTTCGCGTTCCCGACGCCCGACCAGCTCGCTGCGGCCACGGAAGCCGACCTCCGTGACCTCTCGCTCGGCTACCGTGCGCCGTACGTTCAGCGCACGGCGGAGATGGTCGCCACCGGGGAAGCTGACCCCGCACACGCGCGCGACCTCGACTACGAGGCCGCACGCGAGTATCTCACCCAGTTCGTCGGCGTCGGGGACAAGGTCGCAGACTGCGTGCTCCTCTTTTCGCTCGACTTCCTCGAAGCCGTCCCCCTCGACACGTGGATTCAGACGGCAATCGAGGAGTACTACCCCGACTGTGACGGCGACAACTACGCCGACACCTCCCGGAAGATTCGCCGACAGTTCGGCGACCGCTACGCCGGCTACGCACAGACCTACGTGTTCTTCTATCTCCGCACCGGCGGCGAGTAG
- a CDS encoding UPF0058 family protein has protein sequence MKKQELIHLHGLLAEVRTHYEELSDTTIEHDDYASLGVRPTSIHKSKTDHKRAVFALADELTDGMEDEQTQQPTPAAAD, from the coding sequence ATGAAAAAGCAGGAGCTGATTCACCTCCACGGGCTTCTCGCGGAGGTACGAACCCACTACGAAGAGCTTTCAGACACCACCATCGAACACGACGACTACGCTTCTCTCGGCGTGCGGCCGACATCTATCCACAAATCGAAGACCGACCACAAGCGGGCAGTGTTTGCACTCGCAGACGAACTGACCGACGGTATGGAGGACGAACAGACCCAGCAGCCGACGCCGGCAGCCGCCGACTAA
- a CDS encoding translation initiation factor IF-2 subunit beta has product MSYDDHLDRALEETDASSSASRFSLPDPSLRADGNFTLLENLNDIVTRLNRDTDHVVKYLQTELGTAASLDDGRVRLTGSFKESRVREALEAYADDFVICPECNLPDTKLVEENGTTYRQCEACGERTRAES; this is encoded by the coding sequence ATGAGCTACGACGACCATCTCGACCGCGCGCTGGAAGAGACGGACGCAAGCAGCAGTGCGAGTCGCTTCTCGCTGCCGGACCCGTCGCTGCGCGCCGACGGCAACTTCACGCTCTTGGAGAATCTCAACGACATCGTGACCCGGCTCAACCGCGACACCGACCACGTCGTGAAGTATCTCCAGACGGAGCTCGGCACCGCGGCGAGTCTCGACGACGGCCGGGTTCGGCTGACCGGCTCGTTCAAAGAGTCACGCGTGCGCGAGGCGCTGGAGGCGTACGCCGACGACTTCGTCATCTGTCCGGAGTGTAACCTCCCGGATACGAAGCTCGTCGAGGAAAACGGAACGACGTACAGACAGTGTGAGGCCTGCGGTGAGCGGACGCGCGCCGAAAGTTAG
- a CDS encoding DUF7836 family putative zinc-binding protein: MVETYVRLLCPDCEKSWEESPNDLPDPSETFYCPDCNAENRLSEFARTERDLETMQTL, from the coding sequence ATGGTCGAAACCTACGTCCGGCTGCTGTGTCCCGACTGCGAGAAGAGCTGGGAGGAGTCGCCCAACGACCTGCCGGACCCGTCCGAGACGTTCTACTGTCCGGACTGTAACGCCGAGAACCGTCTTTCCGAGTTCGCCCGTACCGAACGCGACCTCGAAACGATGCAGACGCTCTAA
- a CDS encoding transcription initiation factor IIB translates to MSNSQIRTYRGTETETTDEDENESEQESELTCPECGGRLESDAEHGETVCGDCGLVVDDTNIDRGPEWRAFDSAERDQKSRVGAPTTNMMHDKGLSTNIGWQDKDAYGNSLSNRQRQKMQRLRTWNERFRTRDSKERNLKQALGEIDRMASALGLPENVRETASVIYRRALNEDLLPGRSIEGVATAAVYAAARQAGVPRSLDEVHSVSRIDKMELTRTYRYVVRELGLEVAPANPESYVPRFASDLDLSDEAEIRARELIEAAREDGMLSGKSPVGLAAAAVYAAALLTNEKVTQSEVSEVANISEVTIRNRYKELLEAEGVATA, encoded by the coding sequence ATGAGTAACTCACAAATTCGCACGTACCGAGGAACCGAGACGGAGACGACCGACGAAGACGAAAACGAGAGCGAACAGGAGTCCGAGCTGACGTGTCCGGAGTGTGGCGGCCGCCTGGAGAGCGACGCGGAACACGGCGAGACCGTCTGTGGCGACTGCGGGCTCGTCGTCGACGACACGAATATCGACCGCGGCCCGGAGTGGCGCGCGTTCGACTCCGCGGAGCGCGACCAGAAGTCCCGCGTCGGCGCACCGACGACGAACATGATGCACGACAAGGGGCTGTCGACGAACATCGGCTGGCAGGACAAAGACGCCTACGGCAACTCCCTGTCCAATCGCCAGCGCCAGAAGATGCAGCGGCTTCGCACCTGGAACGAGCGGTTCCGCACCCGCGACTCCAAGGAGCGTAACCTCAAGCAGGCGCTCGGTGAAATCGACCGCATGGCCTCGGCGCTTGGCCTGCCGGAGAACGTCCGCGAGACCGCCTCCGTCATCTATCGCCGCGCGCTCAACGAGGACCTGCTGCCCGGTCGCTCCATCGAGGGCGTCGCGACCGCGGCCGTCTACGCCGCCGCGCGACAGGCCGGTGTCCCCCGCAGCCTCGACGAGGTACACTCGGTGTCGCGCATCGACAAGATGGAGCTGACGCGCACCTACCGCTACGTCGTGCGCGAACTCGGGCTGGAGGTCGCGCCGGCGAATCCGGAGAGCTACGTTCCCCGGTTCGCCTCCGACCTCGACCTCTCGGACGAGGCCGAGATTCGCGCCCGCGAGCTCATCGAAGCGGCCCGCGAGGACGGCATGCTCTCGGGCAAGTCCCCCGTTGGACTCGCCGCCGCCGCAGTGTACGCGGCCGCGCTGCTCACCAACGAGAAGGTGACACAGTCGGAGGTGTCGGAGGTCGCCAACATTTCCGAGGTCACCATCCGCAACCGCTACAAGGAGCTGCTGGAGGCCGAGGGCGTCGCGACCGCGTAA
- a CDS encoding RDD family protein, which produces MADENAPWSSRLVSLYPSRKPPEPQLDTAGERGVLRDRILAAGFDALVCFAVIEAPLLWVLDVVSAGQFGESALFWVVAVAGLLPLVSTYAFAFEWQYSRTPGKVWQRLITVSDDGTPCTLFASALRNLARYLDYLGVPPLALGVAIAAFDDEGKRVGDRMAETVVVRSR; this is translated from the coding sequence ATGGCCGACGAGAACGCACCGTGGTCGAGCCGGCTCGTCTCACTGTACCCCTCGCGCAAGCCACCAGAGCCACAGCTCGACACTGCGGGGGAACGGGGCGTGCTCCGCGACCGCATCCTCGCTGCGGGGTTCGACGCGCTCGTCTGTTTCGCCGTCATCGAAGCCCCGCTCCTGTGGGTCCTCGACGTGGTCTCGGCAGGCCAGTTCGGCGAGTCGGCCCTGTTTTGGGTCGTCGCCGTCGCCGGGCTGCTCCCGCTCGTGAGCACGTACGCGTTCGCCTTCGAGTGGCAGTACTCCCGTACCCCGGGGAAGGTGTGGCAGCGACTCATCACCGTCTCCGACGACGGGACGCCGTGTACGCTGTTCGCGAGCGCGCTCCGGAACCTCGCGCGCTATCTCGATTATCTGGGCGTGCCGCCGCTGGCGCTGGGCGTGGCGATTGCGGCGTTCGACGACGAGGGAAAACGAGTCGGCGACCGTATGGCAGAGACGGTCGTCGTCAGGTCACGATAG